The proteins below are encoded in one region of Ostrea edulis chromosome 3, xbOstEdul1.1, whole genome shotgun sequence:
- the LOC125659225 gene encoding uncharacterized protein LOC125659225 isoform X1: MVGKSVMAAPLKKVVRDKRGRFTSDIVKKGEKDDSTKRQKGIRNIVVEHNYPIGHFHDDNNRCEECCPGISRLVNSKKIETEDWGKGRRVVELRCLVDSLSHCLFCRMGPLYLAHETIKGEMKMGLGGYLYIQCINCGQLNTIPYGSTYSEPSTRGQRMFSVNTKLGAAMIDSIGGPQRVNNFLTTLDLPSISNKNLKAMERRAGQIIEDYAEKSMAIATKVSFDTEMSDISTMEEKNAPFVHHATFDEELGTAVIDGEFLGNPASLLKSTSVLQDQEESGDSGNDDDDDDDENSNPAQVCLPDRDSQNVDHSPQTPKLVCPSHVDLQEMDLALHTPQGIVNETAHIDKVSGRSFGNVKMKRQGVAVSKKLKFNPRTRTGMTVCADHGWQKRGFDSLTGI; encoded by the exons ATGGTGGGAAAATCTGTAATGGCTGCGCCCCTGAAAAAAGTCGTGCGGGACAAACGCGGTCGTTTTACGTCGGATATAGTCAAAAAAGGGGAGAAGGATGACAGCACAAAACGACAGAAGGGTATTAGAAACATCGTTGTCGAACATAATTACCCCATTGGACATTTTCACGACGATAACAACAGATGTGAAGAATGTTGTCCGGGAATATCACGGTTAGTGAATTCAAAAAAGATAGAAACGGAAGATTGGGGAAAGGGTAGGCGTGTTGTAGAATTGAGATGTTTGGTCGATTCCTTAAGCCACTGTCTGTTCTGTAGGATGGGACCGTTATATCTTGCGCATGAAACTATCAAAGGTGAAATGAAGATGGGACTGGGGGGGtatttgtatatacagtgtattaacTGCGGGCAGCTGAATACCATCCCATATGGCAGTACATACTCCGAGCCATCGACAAGAGGACAGAGAATGTTTTCAGTGAACACAAAGTTAGGTGCAG CAATGATTGACTCGATTGGAGGCCCACAACGAGTCAATAATTTCCTTACAACGCTTGATCTCCCatcaatatcaaacaaaaatctCAAAGCCATGGAACGACGAGCTGGGCAAATAATTGAAGATTATGCAGAGAAAAGTATGGCCATTGCAACTAAAGTATCATTTGACACTGAAATGAG TGACATTTCAACtatggaagaaaaaaatgcaCCATTTGTCCATCATGCTACTTTTGATGAGGAGTTGGGTACTGCAGTTATAGATGGTGAATTCCTAGG TAATCCTGCATCACTTTTGAAATCTACAAGTGTGCTTCAAGACCAGGAGGAAAGTGGCGATTCTggaaatgatgatgatgatgatgatgatga GAATTCTAACCCAGCGCAAGTTTGTCTGCCAGATCGAGATTCACAAAATGTTGACCATTCTCCTCAGACTCCAAAACTAGTTTGTCCATCACATGTAGATTTACAGGAAATGGACCTTGCTCTTCACACTCCACAAGGAATAGTCAA TGAAACTGCACATATAGACAAAGTGTCAGGAAGGTCATTTGGAAATGTCAAGATGAAAAGACAGGGAGTGGCTGTTTCAAAGAAGCTGAAATTTAACCCACGAACAAGAACAGGAATGACAGTTTGTGCTGACCATGGCTGGCAAAAAAGGGGATTTGATAGTCTAACAG GTATTTAA
- the LOC130053037 gene encoding uncharacterized protein LOC130053037, with amino-acid sequence MEAMAGIQAIKEMMSQKTPVEVIEGDGDNTVISRIENELGVRIKKKLDRNHCVKNVTKHLYDLKNSKAAKISNQVIQHFTKCIKYIFAKNQGDPDGMRENLEALVPHQFGDHTKCVPRFCGYKRRPAQTYLHRSLPYKTSLSDPVLKEKLDKIFEPVIAKATLYSDLGSSQACEHANRAVSLRAPKHLHYGESQSLDFRVKATAACMNEGRKYLPEVDKFDVILRCLLSFVQFPVVSFDHFLQLIFEN; translated from the coding sequence ATGGAGGCTATGGCTGGGATTCAGGCGATAAAGGAGATGATGTCACAAAAGACACCAGTTGAAGTTATTGAGGGTGATGGAGACAATACTGTGATATCGAGGATTGAGAATGAACTGGGTGTAAGAATAAAGAAAAAACTTGACCGTAACCATTGTGTTAAAAATGTCACTAAACATTTATATGACTTGAAGAATAGTAAAGCCGCAAAGATAAGCAATCAGGTGATTCAGCACTTCACAAAATGTATCAAGTACATCTTCGCTAAAAATCAAGGTGATCCAGATGGCATGCGGGAAAACTTGGAAGCATTAGTGCCTCACCAGTTCGGAGACCATACCAAGTGTGTTCCAAGGTTTTGTGGATACAAGAGAAGACCAGCTCAGACATACTTGCATCGAAGTTTACCGTACAAGACATCACTGAGTGACccagttttgaaagaaaaacttgatAAAATCTTTGAACCTGTGATTGCCAAAGCTACCTTGTATAGTGATTTAGGGTCCAGCCAAGCTTGCGAACATGCTAATCGAGCAGTCAGTTTACGAGCACCAAAACACTTGCATTATGGGGAAAGTCAAAGCCTTGACTTCCGTGTAAAAGCTACTGCAGCATGTATGAATGAAGGTCGCAAATACTTACCGGAGGTAGACAAGTTTGATGTTATATTGAGGTGTTTGTTGAGTTTTGTTCAATTTCCTGTTGTCAGTTTTGACCATTTTTTGCagcttatttttgaaaattaa
- the LOC125659225 gene encoding uncharacterized protein LOC125659225 isoform X2: protein MDMERQKRQERSKLPGKKRRRLELKQERITQKGANEAAEGDTYQSEVGLSDQVDIQTIPDAVPKPGFTKVDHLNEVQENRVIIDLETTGLIQRGLMPHITQIAAQVMDSDAEFSYYVSPKVPINENAEQITGISWDGEHMTVHGKQVATVSITEALSKFLIFLKNISNVVLIAHNGRVFDFRVLSYAICRVGMMNEFSNHVLAFVDSLSSLRSKVPKLGSYKQEFLAEYFCQESYNAHDAVDDVKMLAKILCASGMTKANYVKHSYASNCHFLQEEFNLAKAKNIGTLHCLVASGVLKLATAENIAGSGLNLQHLKLVWQRDGEDGLRNIFTAKNCIEKPRVTKDKKLLGNIIPKLCSFFEQ from the exons ATGGACATGGAAAGACAGAAGAGACAGGAAAGATCAAAGTTGCCTGGAAAGAAGCGCCGTCGATTGGAATTGAAGCAGGAGAGAATTACCCAAAAAGGAGCCAATGAAGCAGCTGAAGGAGATACATATCAATCAG AAGTTGGACTTTCTGACCAAGTCGACATCCAGACTATTCCTGATGCAGTTCCCAAACCAGGATTCACCAAAGTCGACCACCTGAACGAAGTTCAAGAGAATAGGGTCATTATCGACCTAGAAACTACAGGATTGA TTCAGCGTGGACTAATGCCTCATATCACACAGATTGCTGCACAAGTTATGGATTCTGATGCCGAGTTTTCATATTATGTTTCACCTAAAGTACCCATCAATGAAAATGCTGAGCAGATAACTGGGATATCCTGGGATGGTGAACACATGACTGTGCACGGAAAGCAAGTGGCAACTGTATCGATAACAGAAGcactttcaaaatttttaatttttttgaagaACATTAGCAATGTTGTTTTGATTGCACACAATGGAAGAGTTTTTGACTTCCGTGTTCTATCCTATGCTATATGTAGAGTAGGAATGATGaatgaattttcaaatcatgTTTTAGCATTTGTGGATTCTTTGTCATCATTGCGTTCAAAAGTTCCAAAACTTGGTTCTTATAAGCAAGAATTTCTAGCAGAATATTTCTGTCAAGAATCTTACAATGCTCATGATGCAGTTGATGATGTCAAAATGCTAGCTAAGATTTTGTGTGCAAGTGGCATGACAAAAGCAAATTATGTAAAACATTCTTATGCATCaaattgtcattttttacaAGAAGAGTTCAATCTTGCCAAGGCCAAAAATATTGGCACCCTACATTGTCTTGTTGCCAGTGGTGTTCTCAAATTAGCTACTGCAGAAAATATAGCAGGTTCTGGCCTAAATCTACAACATTTGAAACTTGTTTGGCAGAGAGATGGTGAAGATGGtctgagaaatatttttactgCAAAAAATTGTATCGAGAAACCACGTGTTACCAAAGATAAAAAGTTGTTGGGAAATATTATTCCAAAGCTTTGTTCattttttgaacagtaa